ACCACGCCGGGCTATCGCGCCGAAGAACATCGTCTGCGCGCCGTGCAGGTGCTCACGCACAACGCCGCACCCGCCGCGTTGCCGACGCGCGCCTTCGCAGTGGATGCCAGCACGCACAGCGATTTCTCCGCCGGGCCGATGAATTACACCGGCAATGCCACCGATGTGGCGGTGAAAGGCCAGGGCTGGATCGCGCTGGCGCTTCCTGACGGCACGGAGGCCTACACCCGCAACGGCGGTTTCGAAGTTTCCGAAAACGGCCTACTGCAGACCAAGAATGGCATTCCGGTGCAAGGTGACGGCGGGCCGTTGAGCGTGCCGCCGGATTCGCGCATCACCATCGAGCGCGACGGCACGGTGTCGGTCGTGCCACAAAGCGGTGCGCAGAACACCGTCAATGCCATCGGCCGCATCAAGCTGGTCAACCCTCCCGAAGCCGAACTGGTGCGCGGCCCGGACGGCTTGTTCCGGCTCAAGTCGGGAGAGCCGGCGCCGCAGGACGAAACCGTGATGCTCGCTCCCGGCTATCTCGAAAACAGCAATGTCAATCCGGTCGAGCAAATGATCGCGATGATCTCGCTCGCCCGCCAGTTCGAAATGCAGATGCGCGTGATCAGCAATGCGGAAGCCAACGACCGCGCTGCAACGCAAGTGCTCACGCCGCGCTGATGAAAGGATGAATGAATGATCCGTTCCCTCTGGATTGCCAAGACCG
This genomic interval from Sulfuricystis multivorans contains the following:
- the flgF gene encoding flagellar basal-body rod protein FlgF yields the protein MDRLIYTAMTGASGILSRQAAVTHNLANVTTPGYRAEEHRLRAVQVLTHNAAPAALPTRAFAVDASTHSDFSAGPMNYTGNATDVAVKGQGWIALALPDGTEAYTRNGGFEVSENGLLQTKNGIPVQGDGGPLSVPPDSRITIERDGTVSVVPQSGAQNTVNAIGRIKLVNPPEAELVRGPDGLFRLKSGEPAPQDETVMLAPGYLENSNVNPVEQMIAMISLARQFEMQMRVISNAEANDRAATQVLTPR